The Gloeocapsopsis sp. IPPAS B-1203 region GCAGAAAGTTAGTTTCTGATTTATAGCTTCAACTAGTTGAGTTTCCCAATCTTCTTGTGCCCTCACTATGGGTTTATTACCAAGCATCGCAGCAAAGCCACCAAATGATGAATAAGGTGTACTTATGACTAAATTAGTTCTTGCTAATATCAGCAAGTCTATAAGTGCGTCTTGTACGCCCTCTAAAGTATGGCGTTCATTAACTTTCTCCCGTATTTTGCATTTGCCAGTATCAAGTAGGGGCATCAGTACTTCTTCGTTTCCATCACTAACAAGAATAAAAACTGCACTTGGCCAGAGTTGTGCAAGTAGCCGCACGATCGCAACATAACGTTTTACTGGAGGTAATGCGGTGTTGTACTTATTTATAAAATCTCCTTGTCGCACGTGAATCCCCACTGTAGGAGATTTAAACTGAGCCATAAATTGGCTAACTCTTTCTTCAATTTCAGGTCGAGGTAGAAGACTTTTAAGGACTTCTTGATGATATGAACCAAGCCGAGAACCACCACCTGTAGAGGCTTCTAAATTACTCACTGATACAACTCTATGCGGTGGATTTATTAGTGACTCAACATTCTCACCATTTGTTAATCTACCCTCTTCAAAAGAGTAACAGTCAAATCGTTTTACACTACGAAAAAACAAGCGTTCTCCAAGACCTAACAACTCATAGCTACAAGGTCCTCCAACAAAAAGATCGTGGTAAGTAGCATAGCAATTATTGTTACGCTTCCAATTCACAATCAGCTTACGTTTTGTGTTTAATGCATAAGCATAAGCTAAGCAATGTAACCGTAAACGATTTGCCAACCCGTCGCCATTGAAATAAGTCACATAGCTGAAATTGGAGGCTATCATAAATCAAGGATTATTGGAAACTGTTGAGAAGAATAAAACAAAGCTCTTTTATCTATCGACTAGATCCAGATTTTTAAAAAGTACATTCCCTTTATAGTATTCAATATCTTTAAAAGCTGGAATCAAAGACTTTATTCTCTCAATATTTGGCTGACCTTGATATATTTCCTTATTGTAATACTCAGTATAAAAGTATCTGGTGCGAGACAATGTTTTAAGCCCTCCTTTAATGAGTTCTTCTTCTGCACCTTGAACATCAGCCCAAATAAAATCAACTTCACCAATTTGATGCTCTTCAGCCCATGTATCTAGTTTGTAAGTCGGTACTTTAATATTTGTATCAAATGTACACCAAGGATATAGCTTCAAATGCTCTTTAGGTGCTTTGAGAGAAGATGATGCACTCCAATCATGAATCGAAGTATATTTTGGATGCTGACCACTACTCTGATAAAATTCTGCTTGCCCGTTAGTATCAGACATAGCTATTTCATATAGCTGACATCTGCTATCTTGTACCCGACTTTTGTGCAATGCTATAGCTCGAGGATCAGGTTCAAAACAATATAGTTGAACTTGCGAAAACTCCTTCAAAAATTCTAGGGAATCTCCGCCACCAGCAGCTCCTACTTCTAACACAACTGGGTTATCCTTTTGGAGTAGTTTTTTAATTTTTTGCTTGTTCATACATATCTCCTATTTCGTATTTTCAAATATAAACATAATTTTTTATACTCAAAGTTGATTAATTGTACTTGTAATGCTTGGACAATAATTCACAAGCAGCACTTTGATTAATAGTGCTTTGTATATATTTTTTGAATGCTATAGCAATGATTTTCAAAAGCTAATAGATTCTACTTTGAATTATGTTAAGCAAACTGATGTCCTGGTTGGAGTTAGTGTTACTTAGTATGAGTTCCATCTACTTAAAGCATCTAATAGAGTAGACCATATGTCGATACATAAAAGTGCAGAATAGTTCAGCTACTTGAGATAATAGAAGTAACCAAGGCTTTTTGCTATTTTCATAAGTTTTCTAGTCATTTTTTTGATTTATTTTTTTTTAAATGCGATCGCGTATTCTGAAAGTGCATACCATGCACATTTACAATACATATAATTTGTTTTAAGATATATATGTATTAATATTACAACAATAAATTTTTAAAAATCTATTGTTGTTTTGTTTTGCTATTAAATAAACAGAGTAAAATTTCTAGCTATTTTGAGTTTTATTTATGGTGATTGGTAGACGCTACTGAATAGTAGTATGATTTACCCTCTATCTCTCCGAAAGTCATTTTTACTTATCTTCTCACCCAGGATTGGGGAAACCGAGAGGAGGACAGGAAAAACCAAACTTTTCAAAATTCCCCAATTTTAGGAAACAACTGTGTTGCGAAGATTTCCCTCTTTATAGCAAGCAGCATGGATTTAGGGGATTTATAAAAGTGATGTTAGTTAACTATTGATGTATTAATTATCTATCGATTGCTTTTAACTTATTCTTACTCAGTTAATAAACATCTTTAATAAAGATGCTCAAATCTATCTATACTATAAACGATAGATAAAGTTTTTTTTGAAGAGTATGTAGCTCGTAAATCTATTTAGATTAAAATTCTTGAGTTGAAACTAAATTTGAGGTAGGACTTGATGTTTCCATAAGGGAATTATAAGCCCTTCTGCACGAGCGATCGCAAAGCCAAGACAGTTAGCAAAATATTCGAGAAGCTTCACTTCGTCTCTAGTAAACTTACGCGTAACATAGCTACCGACATGAAACACTCCAAGTACTTCACCTTCGGCTTGCAAAGGAATACCAAGCATTGAATGTAATCCCTTATTGCGGAGAATAGGACTCACAACCTCAATTGTGGACAGATCTTCTACAATCATCAACTGGCACTCAGCAGCAATACGACCAGCAAAGCCTTGCCTTAGAGGGATTCTAATTCCTGCTGTAATCTCATCCTCTAACCCAATAGAAGCATGCACTGCTAACTGCTCCTTATCTTGAGTTTGCAGTAAAACTGTAGCAGTGTCCATATTTATAATTTGACGCATTCCATTGAGTAGCTGATATAGTGGGGTTTCAAGCATTGAATTTCTCAAGTCAGTATTCTGAACTAACTGTTGGGCTTTATGCTGAGTCTTCTCTGTTTCGACTATATTGGTATCCGAACAAATAGTTAGGTTATCGTCATTATCTGTATTTTCCTTTGATATCTGAGATGTTGTTATCTGTTCTTGTGTTCTCCGATTTTTAATCACCCTAGCAGGTACACCAACAGCAACAGAGTAAGGAGGAATGTTTTTAGTAACAACAGCACCTGCACCAATTACACTACCTTGACCAACAGTAACCCCATCTAATACTTTAACTCCACTACCCAGCCAACAATTGTCTTCAATGATAATCCCTTCGTAACTGCTTCCCTGCCCTCTAATTGTACGGTTGGGATCGCCAAAGTTATGATTATTAGCATAAATACCTAAATGAGAAGCAATTCGGCAATCTCTACCAATTTTGATATAGTTACCCGATAGACAGGTGTAAGGACCAATATAAGTATTATTACCAATCTCTATATCACCACTCTTATGAGTTTTGATAATAACTCCTAAATCAATCTTGACAAAATCTCTTAGCCGAATTCTACTATTTTGACCTGTGTTTCGTAAGCAAACCCCTCGATCAATTCTTACCCCATTACCAATTTCAATTCTACTCGTATGAATCAGTTCAACTCCAGATTTAATCTGTACTGAATTCCCAAATTGCGCAAAAATACTACTGTAAATTCGTCTTCTTAATGCTCTACCTACCGATAGGGGTACCCATCCCAAAAAAGTAGTTATTACAGCTTCCTGCCAACGAAAATGTTGTGAGATAAAGGGGAATTTTACAGCATTCATATTTACTGATTAATTTTGTTGAGTGGGATAATTTTTTAAGTAGCGCTATTTGAAACAACACCTGCTCGTCAGTTTCTGCTGTTTAGTTATAATATCCTCTACTCAATCATAAATTTTTCAATAATCTTTAAGGTGATTTAAAATGTTTTTATGCTGAAGTTATAAATTAACTTAAAGACTATTTTTACTTGTTTTATTTATTACTTGCTAACAGGTTTTGATAA contains the following coding sequences:
- a CDS encoding FkbM family methyltransferase, yielding MNKQKIKKLLQKDNPVVLEVGAAGGGDSLEFLKEFSQVQLYCFEPDPRAIALHKSRVQDSRCQLYEIAMSDTNGQAEFYQSSGQHPKYTSIHDWSASSSLKAPKEHLKLYPWCTFDTNIKVPTYKLDTWAEEHQIGEVDFIWADVQGAEEELIKGGLKTLSRTRYFYTEYYNKEIYQGQPNIERIKSLIPAFKDIEYYKGNVLFKNLDLVDR
- a CDS encoding GAF domain-containing protein produces the protein MNAVKFPFISQHFRWQEAVITTFLGWVPLSVGRALRRRIYSSIFAQFGNSVQIKSGVELIHTSRIEIGNGVRIDRGVCLRNTGQNSRIRLRDFVKIDLGVIIKTHKSGDIEIGNNTYIGPYTCLSGNYIKIGRDCRIASHLGIYANNHNFGDPNRTIRGQGSSYEGIIIEDNCWLGSGVKVLDGVTVGQGSVIGAGAVVTKNIPPYSVAVGVPARVIKNRRTQEQITTSQISKENTDNDDNLTICSDTNIVETEKTQHKAQQLVQNTDLRNSMLETPLYQLLNGMRQIINMDTATVLLQTQDKEQLAVHASIGLEDEITAGIRIPLRQGFAGRIAAECQLMIVEDLSTIEVVSPILRNKGLHSMLGIPLQAEGEVLGVFHVGSYVTRKFTRDEVKLLEYFANCLGFAIARAEGLIIPLWKHQVLPQI